One window of the Rhinoraja longicauda isolate Sanriku21f chromosome 2, sRhiLon1.1, whole genome shotgun sequence genome contains the following:
- the c2h5orf22 gene encoding UPF0489 protein C5orf22 homolog isoform X2: MGDLSIENWIMPVVYAGHFSHVFWLHPSWAEQITDGKHSFFVGRDSSTKTIRVTSTESYFLSDGLYVSEELLENKKALSLQVIKVEAREHDSCAGLGETGGSIAKRTKRDHSTLKDLCAANGATSSKVNGQKGEYKLGNHCVETGPAAAREGAILETAQLCNATPSSVTEQLQQDEMVKDLLHALEKQNAYILDIDLDFFSVKNPFKEMYTKEEFEILKQLYSFTKPDWEETNEDDLIDCVEARTRQLEDLEAAFADLCDDDGEENVRKWAAVPGMEKLGELVLSLKDRMGTPDYEMVHQAGLTCDYSELPHHISTEEEIDKLMSSVKRLLKALPKPTLITIARSSLDEYCPSEQVDSIQERMLKELRSIYGSLDVHLEY; encoded by the exons atggg AGACCTGAGCATTGAGAATTGGATCATGCCTGTAGTTTATGCCGGCCATTTCTCGCATGTGTTTTGGCTTCATCCATCTTGGGCTGAGCAGATCACCGATGGGAAACACAGCTTCTTTGTCGGTAGAGATTCCTCAACTAAAACAATCAG GGTTACAAGTACAGAGAGCTACTTCCTGAGTGATGGTCTCTACGTCTCGGAGGAGTTGCTGGAGAACAAGAAGGCATTGAGTCTGCAGGTCATCAAAGTAGAAGCAAGAGAACATGACAGCTGTGCCGGTCTAGGAGAAACTGGAGGATCCATTGCCAAAAGAACAAAGCGGGATCATTCAACTCTTAAAGACTTGTGTGCTGCAAACGGTGCCACAAGCTCCAAAGTGAATGGTCAGAAGGGTGAATACAAACTTGGCAATCACTGTGTGGAGACGGGGCCAGCTGCCGCCAGGGAGGGTGCCATTTTGGAAACTGCTCAGCTGTGCAATGCAACACCGTCATCTGTGACTGAACAGCTGCAGCAGGATGAAATGGTGAAGGATCTGCTTCATGCATTGGAAAAACAGAACGCCTATATCCTAGATATtgacttggattttttttcagTTAAAAATCCCTTTAAAGAAATGTATACCAAG GAGGAATTTGAAATTCTCAAGCAGTTATACAGTTTTACTAAACCTGACTGGGAAGAGACAAATGAG GACGACTTAATCGATTGTGTGGAAGCCCGGACCAGGCAACTGGAAGATTTGGAAGCTGCATTTGCAGATTTGTGTGATGATGACGGTGAAGAGAACGTAAGGAAGTGGGCGGCAGTCCCTGG AATGGAAAAACTTGGTGAACTTGTGCTTAGCCTAAAGGACAGGATGGGAACACCTGACTATGAAATG GTTCACCAAGCTGGTCTGACTTGTGATTATTCCGAGCTGCCGCACCACATCAGCACGGAGGAAGAGATTGATAAGCTCATGTCATCTGTGAAACGGCTGTTGAAAGCTCTACCCAAGCCGACTCTGATAACAATAGCACG GTCCAGCTTGGATGAATACTGTCCATCGGAGCAGGTGGACTCCATACAAGAGAGGATGTTGAAGGAGTTGCGCTCTATCTATGGCTCCTTAGATGTCCACCTGGAGTATTGA
- the c2h5orf22 gene encoding UPF0489 protein C5orf22 homolog isoform X1, whose amino-acid sequence MSSNTTTSACLRGYKELPVWIVEDHHDVVPYIYRAIGSKHLPSENIALVHLDSHPDLLIPLDMLADSVFDKELLFGDLSIENWIMPVVYAGHFSHVFWLHPSWAEQITDGKHSFFVGRDSSTKTIRVTSTESYFLSDGLYVSEELLENKKALSLQVIKVEAREHDSCAGLGETGGSIAKRTKRDHSTLKDLCAANGATSSKVNGQKGEYKLGNHCVETGPAAAREGAILETAQLCNATPSSVTEQLQQDEMVKDLLHALEKQNAYILDIDLDFFSVKNPFKEMYTKEEFEILKQLYSFTKPDWEETNEDDLIDCVEARTRQLEDLEAAFADLCDDDGEENVRKWAAVPGMEKLGELVLSLKDRMGTPDYEMVHQAGLTCDYSELPHHISTEEEIDKLMSSVKRLLKALPKPTLITIARSSLDEYCPSEQVDSIQERMLKELRSIYGSLDVHLEY is encoded by the exons GTGGTGCCGTACATCTATCGAGCAATTGGTTCAAAGCATTTGCcaagtgaaaacattgccctgGTTCACTTAGATTCTCACCCGGATCTCCTCATCCCACTTGACATGCTAGCCGACAGCGTGTTTGATAAAGAGTTGCTCTTTGG AGACCTGAGCATTGAGAATTGGATCATGCCTGTAGTTTATGCCGGCCATTTCTCGCATGTGTTTTGGCTTCATCCATCTTGGGCTGAGCAGATCACCGATGGGAAACACAGCTTCTTTGTCGGTAGAGATTCCTCAACTAAAACAATCAG GGTTACAAGTACAGAGAGCTACTTCCTGAGTGATGGTCTCTACGTCTCGGAGGAGTTGCTGGAGAACAAGAAGGCATTGAGTCTGCAGGTCATCAAAGTAGAAGCAAGAGAACATGACAGCTGTGCCGGTCTAGGAGAAACTGGAGGATCCATTGCCAAAAGAACAAAGCGGGATCATTCAACTCTTAAAGACTTGTGTGCTGCAAACGGTGCCACAAGCTCCAAAGTGAATGGTCAGAAGGGTGAATACAAACTTGGCAATCACTGTGTGGAGACGGGGCCAGCTGCCGCCAGGGAGGGTGCCATTTTGGAAACTGCTCAGCTGTGCAATGCAACACCGTCATCTGTGACTGAACAGCTGCAGCAGGATGAAATGGTGAAGGATCTGCTTCATGCATTGGAAAAACAGAACGCCTATATCCTAGATATtgacttggattttttttcagTTAAAAATCCCTTTAAAGAAATGTATACCAAG GAGGAATTTGAAATTCTCAAGCAGTTATACAGTTTTACTAAACCTGACTGGGAAGAGACAAATGAG GACGACTTAATCGATTGTGTGGAAGCCCGGACCAGGCAACTGGAAGATTTGGAAGCTGCATTTGCAGATTTGTGTGATGATGACGGTGAAGAGAACGTAAGGAAGTGGGCGGCAGTCCCTGG AATGGAAAAACTTGGTGAACTTGTGCTTAGCCTAAAGGACAGGATGGGAACACCTGACTATGAAATG GTTCACCAAGCTGGTCTGACTTGTGATTATTCCGAGCTGCCGCACCACATCAGCACGGAGGAAGAGATTGATAAGCTCATGTCATCTGTGAAACGGCTGTTGAAAGCTCTACCCAAGCCGACTCTGATAACAATAGCACG GTCCAGCTTGGATGAATACTGTCCATCGGAGCAGGTGGACTCCATACAAGAGAGGATGTTGAAGGAGTTGCGCTCTATCTATGGCTCCTTAGATGTCCACCTGGAGTATTGA